A window of Pirellula sp. SH-Sr6A contains these coding sequences:
- a CDS encoding DUF4159 domain-containing protein, with amino-acid sequence MMESTHLSRCLSLMLVLAISLFSPSHVFGQRRNVTAPQVEEAIRRAVNFLYSEQESNGANRGGWREYETGYGCGSSALVTLALLSAQERPSDPRLKKALDYLRRTRPTKTYEIALHCMALCAAEPTRDMAIIRKDVESLVEIQASDGGWGYHLGDGSSDESNAQFAVLALWEASKLGIEIPDACLEKAYQYWNSRHTGSGWGYRSERGTSGSMTCAGIASMLILRDASENVDARVENGSIVCCGGGADAMQRDPVSLGFAWLVANFSVEQNPSGTGWHIYYLYALERVGRLTGQRFFGERDWYREGASYLVSVQSQVKGSIDGGGMEAQSPATTTAMALLFLSKGKRQVVIGHLRHSEDRDWQLHRRAVQNLTGQIEKVWKRELAWQSVTLKNATLASLLETPVLYISGSKAFRLTPDQRQLLKEYIDNGGLIFAEACNGDGCDGRAFDATFRDEMQQIFEKPLTKLPPSHPVWFAETKIDPSALPEDFWLYGLDACCRTSVIYSPISLSCRWELARPWGKTKKHGPAIDTDIENAVKIGVNLASYATGRELKEKLDAVEVIAAPANYQTLPRGVLKLPKIQHTGGADDASRAIVNLLDVYHRETKSLIDRDTPLISLTDESIERYPLLYIHGRNKFLLSDVERDCLRKHFENGGFVLGDAICASKDFAASVRDEFLRAVPDAKWRSLDPKHSFMLRDEVNGFDGYDLSQVDLVDPNIGTGDLSRAKREGPPEIEALEWNGRIIAVFSPNDLSCAMESKHSIQCKGYVRDDAFRIGINMILFGLSQ; translated from the coding sequence ATGATGGAGAGCACGCATTTGTCCCGTTGTTTATCGCTGATGCTGGTGCTCGCGATTTCACTGTTTAGTCCCTCCCATGTGTTTGGACAACGGAGAAACGTCACGGCGCCGCAAGTCGAAGAGGCGATCCGCCGAGCGGTCAATTTCCTCTACTCCGAGCAAGAGAGCAACGGCGCGAATCGAGGCGGTTGGAGGGAGTACGAGACCGGTTACGGTTGCGGAAGCTCTGCCTTGGTGACATTGGCCCTCCTGAGCGCGCAGGAACGCCCCTCCGACCCTCGCTTGAAAAAGGCGCTCGATTATCTACGGCGTACAAGGCCGACAAAGACCTACGAGATCGCGCTCCACTGCATGGCGTTGTGCGCTGCGGAACCAACCCGCGATATGGCCATCATTCGCAAGGATGTCGAATCGCTCGTCGAGATCCAAGCTTCCGACGGTGGATGGGGCTACCACTTGGGAGATGGTTCTTCCGACGAATCCAACGCACAATTTGCGGTGCTGGCGCTCTGGGAAGCGAGCAAATTAGGGATCGAGATTCCCGATGCGTGTTTGGAGAAGGCGTACCAATACTGGAACAGTCGACACACCGGGTCCGGTTGGGGATACCGCAGCGAACGAGGGACCTCCGGCAGCATGACATGCGCTGGCATCGCATCCATGCTCATCCTGCGCGACGCGTCGGAGAACGTAGACGCCCGAGTGGAAAACGGAAGTATTGTCTGCTGCGGCGGTGGGGCGGACGCCATGCAGCGCGATCCTGTTTCCCTTGGCTTCGCATGGCTCGTCGCCAACTTTTCTGTTGAGCAGAATCCCTCTGGTACGGGATGGCATATCTATTATTTGTACGCGCTCGAACGGGTCGGACGATTGACGGGTCAGAGGTTTTTTGGTGAACGAGATTGGTATCGTGAGGGAGCGAGCTACCTCGTATCGGTTCAGTCCCAAGTGAAGGGTTCCATCGATGGCGGTGGGATGGAGGCTCAATCGCCCGCCACCACCACCGCTATGGCCTTGCTCTTTTTAAGCAAAGGGAAGCGGCAAGTCGTTATTGGACACCTTCGACACAGTGAAGATCGTGACTGGCAGTTGCACCGAAGAGCGGTGCAGAATCTGACCGGCCAGATCGAGAAGGTTTGGAAACGTGAGTTGGCGTGGCAATCGGTCACCTTAAAGAATGCTACCCTCGCATCGCTGCTGGAAACACCGGTTCTTTACATTAGCGGTTCCAAGGCCTTTCGGTTGACACCCGATCAACGCCAATTGCTGAAAGAATATATCGACAACGGCGGATTGATTTTTGCTGAAGCCTGCAACGGCGACGGCTGCGATGGTCGAGCATTTGACGCGACGTTTCGAGATGAAATGCAACAGATCTTCGAAAAGCCACTCACCAAGCTACCTCCGTCTCATCCTGTTTGGTTTGCCGAAACGAAGATCGATCCTTCGGCGCTGCCCGAAGATTTCTGGCTTTATGGCCTCGACGCTTGCTGCCGCACGAGCGTGATCTATTCTCCCATCAGTCTTTCATGTCGCTGGGAATTGGCTCGTCCGTGGGGAAAGACGAAAAAACATGGTCCTGCGATCGACACCGATATCGAAAACGCGGTCAAGATCGGAGTGAACCTCGCATCGTACGCGACCGGTCGGGAGTTGAAGGAAAAGCTGGATGCGGTGGAAGTCATTGCGGCACCAGCGAATTACCAAACGTTGCCCCGAGGGGTTTTGAAACTGCCGAAGATCCAACACACTGGGGGTGCCGATGATGCTTCCAGGGCGATCGTCAATCTTCTCGATGTCTACCACCGTGAAACGAAATCACTTATCGATCGCGACACGCCTCTGATCTCTTTGACCGATGAATCGATCGAACGATATCCCCTCCTTTACATTCACGGTCGAAACAAGTTTCTGTTGTCCGACGTCGAAAGAGATTGTTTGCGCAAGCACTTCGAGAACGGGGGCTTTGTTCTCGGTGATGCAATCTGCGCATCGAAGGATTTCGCGGCATCCGTTCGAGACGAGTTTCTCAGGGCCGTGCCAGATGCGAAATGGCGAAGCTTGGATCCGAAACACTCGTTCATGCTCCGCGACGAAGTGAATGGTTTCGATGGATACGATCTCTCACAAGTCGATTTGGTGGATCCGAATATCGGCACCGGAGACTTGAGCCGCGCCAAACGGGAAGGCCCTCCCGAAATCGAAGCCCTCGAGTGGAACGGACGCATCATCGCTGTCTTCTCTCCCAATGACCTGAGTTGTGCGATGGAGTCTAAACATTCGATCCAGTGCAAAGGCTATGTGCGCGACGATGCCTTCCGAATTGGTATCAATATGATTCTGTTTGGACTTTCCCAATAA
- the mtnA gene encoding S-methyl-5-thioribose-1-phosphate isomerase — MAPTFEYLSIAWRGDIDGHLELLDQTKLPLTLEIQPYRDVESLFEAIVSLRVRGAPAIGIAAAYGVVIAAQKVIEEPLASAAAAILTQCDYLATSRPTAVNLFWALDRMRKIVDRNKGLSDSEELTRALLREARLIHEEDRRMCHAIGAYGASLLRDATGVLTHCNTGGLATSEYGTALSAILTAQDQGHVLQVYADETRPLLQGARLTAWELQQRGIPCTLICDSMAAQVMREGRVQAVIVGADRITARGDTANKIGTYSLAVLAKYHSIPFYVAAPTSTFDLSLVSGDDIPIEQRKSTEITHGFGSQTAPMHIEVYNPAFDVTPAELITAIITERGIIAPVSESKVRSMLS; from the coding sequence ATCGCACCCACCTTCGAGTATCTCTCCATTGCCTGGCGAGGAGATATTGATGGCCATTTGGAATTGCTCGATCAGACCAAGCTACCGCTGACGCTGGAGATCCAACCTTACCGCGATGTGGAAAGTCTGTTCGAGGCGATCGTTTCCCTCCGCGTCCGCGGCGCACCTGCGATTGGTATCGCGGCTGCCTACGGAGTGGTTATCGCTGCCCAAAAGGTCATCGAAGAGCCCTTGGCCAGCGCTGCGGCCGCCATCTTGACGCAATGTGACTATCTAGCGACGAGCAGGCCGACCGCGGTCAATTTGTTTTGGGCTTTGGATCGAATGCGAAAGATCGTCGATCGCAACAAAGGTTTATCCGATAGCGAGGAACTGACTCGTGCGCTCCTTCGCGAGGCGCGGTTGATCCACGAGGAAGATCGACGAATGTGCCATGCGATCGGAGCTTACGGAGCATCCCTGCTTCGCGACGCGACAGGCGTATTAACCCATTGCAACACCGGTGGTTTGGCGACCTCCGAGTATGGAACAGCATTGTCGGCGATCTTAACCGCGCAGGACCAAGGCCATGTGCTGCAGGTTTATGCGGACGAGACTCGACCTCTGTTGCAGGGGGCCCGTCTCACCGCTTGGGAATTGCAACAGCGTGGCATTCCGTGCACGTTGATTTGCGATTCGATGGCCGCGCAAGTCATGCGGGAGGGGAGAGTGCAAGCGGTAATCGTGGGAGCCGATCGCATCACGGCGCGGGGTGACACAGCCAATAAAATCGGTACTTACTCCCTCGCTGTCTTGGCAAAGTACCATTCGATTCCATTTTATGTAGCGGCCCCGACCAGCACGTTCGATTTGAGTTTGGTCTCGGGGGACGATATCCCCATCGAACAGCGCAAGTCGACGGAGATCACCCATGGATTCGGATCGCAAACCGCTCCCATGCATATTGAGGTTTACAACCCAGCATTCGATGTCACGCCCGCGGAGTTGATCACAGCGATCATCACGGAGAGAGGGATTATCGCCCCGGTGAGCGAGTCGAAAGTCCGATCGATGCTCTCTTAG
- a CDS encoding response regulator transcription factor, producing the protein MPIEPAWRRENRPPRVLIVDDDFEVAEPVKFALEGLGYTVTHVSDGNKGVDAIEVVHPDLMVLDMMMPGRSGFLVLEHLRRIKRSNVRVIMVTGNEGERHQAYARMLGADEYMHKPFAMDKLLQRAQELLAMPLPDEETVRREESEPREGNGPSSENPEAEPTGGTA; encoded by the coding sequence ATGCCGATTGAACCTGCCTGGCGACGAGAGAACCGCCCTCCACGAGTCTTGATTGTCGATGACGATTTCGAAGTAGCTGAACCCGTCAAATTCGCGTTGGAAGGCTTGGGCTACACAGTCACCCATGTCTCCGATGGGAACAAAGGAGTCGATGCGATCGAAGTCGTCCATCCCGATTTGATGGTGCTCGACATGATGATGCCTGGCAGGAGCGGATTCCTGGTCTTGGAACACCTCCGACGCATCAAACGCTCCAACGTTCGAGTCATCATGGTGACTGGAAACGAAGGGGAGCGGCACCAGGCCTATGCGAGGATGCTCGGGGCGGACGAGTATATGCATAAACCCTTTGCCATGGATAAGCTGCTCCAGAGAGCCCAAGAGCTTCTCGCCATGCCGCTTCCGGACGAAGAGACTGTGCGGCGTGAGGAAAGTGAGCCGCGTGAGGGCAATGGACCGAGTTCCGAGAATCCAGAAGCGGAACCGACCGGAGGAACAGCGTGA
- a CDS encoding DUF4129 domain-containing protein, with the protein MELDKKRKPESLDYTLAAIAPAFIISMIGSLVYFLIVLFYPGQQTGRLMWVLGLYTFASVLIARIAIEQSRAQSFVYMAGLGAATLLVISRLFTASGSLAFLSLPFLLLILVLIAYLADRITFDCTLIHEGISSQGAGLLQSIGLFRKDPRDPANEVTPAVGRQRKHNQGVWVLYFSLLAIPVFGIGQFFMGPQADRAFANRMVFVYLFSSLSLLVLIALLTLRKYLRERNIPMEMSFATQWILMGVTAVAALVLLFAFLPLPSQPLWNWQPPFKIARRDDLQPHPQGIGQDAVEAPGQQGQQDQQRQQDQQRQQDQQRQQDQQRQQDQQRQQDQNPPAGDKVDGVDRADKVDGKEGTVAKEGEGGGKGNGGKEREGGDEGDGAGRDAEDARGEQGGKPQGAANQNTSWQINWNGSSLLSWLLLLILLLIAVVWGWTQRHALLRFLTELFGRKPTAKELDAEPVSGESTEPLAPFSTYGNPFTSMQLNPEQIVRHTFRALIAWGREHRLARGEEETPDEFVRRVARKYSEQQSSLIHLGHLYGRIAYAKRRVHPTELDPLKDLWVWWESSMR; encoded by the coding sequence ATGGAACTGGACAAGAAACGAAAACCCGAAAGTCTCGATTACACCCTGGCGGCGATCGCCCCGGCCTTCATCATTTCGATGATCGGTTCGCTCGTCTACTTTCTTATCGTACTCTTCTATCCAGGACAGCAAACGGGTCGGTTGATGTGGGTACTCGGGCTCTACACATTCGCCTCCGTGCTGATCGCGCGTATAGCCATTGAACAGTCCCGAGCTCAGAGTTTCGTGTATATGGCCGGACTGGGAGCTGCAACCCTTCTTGTCATCTCGCGACTTTTCACCGCCAGCGGTTCACTCGCGTTTCTCAGCCTTCCATTCTTACTATTGATTCTGGTTTTGATCGCCTACCTCGCGGATCGCATTACCTTCGACTGCACCTTGATTCACGAGGGGATATCCAGCCAAGGGGCCGGACTACTTCAGTCCATCGGTTTGTTTCGAAAAGACCCTCGGGATCCAGCAAATGAAGTGACACCAGCGGTAGGACGCCAACGGAAGCACAATCAAGGAGTCTGGGTTCTCTACTTCTCGCTCTTGGCCATCCCCGTCTTCGGCATCGGACAATTCTTCATGGGCCCCCAAGCCGACCGAGCCTTCGCCAATCGGATGGTTTTCGTCTATCTCTTTTCGTCTCTGTCCCTGCTAGTGCTCATCGCGTTGCTGACGCTGCGGAAGTACTTGCGAGAGCGCAATATCCCCATGGAGATGTCGTTCGCAACACAATGGATCCTGATGGGTGTTACCGCCGTCGCAGCATTGGTATTGCTCTTTGCGTTCCTACCACTCCCGAGCCAACCACTATGGAATTGGCAACCCCCGTTCAAAATCGCCCGTCGCGACGATCTCCAACCCCACCCCCAAGGCATTGGCCAAGACGCCGTCGAAGCCCCCGGTCAACAAGGTCAACAGGATCAGCAACGTCAACAGGATCAGCAACGTCAACAGGATCAGCAACGTCAACAGGATCAACAGCGTCAACAGGATCAACAGCGTCAACAGGATCAAAATCCCCCAGCGGGGGACAAGGTTGACGGTGTTGACAGGGCTGACAAGGTTGACGGCAAAGAAGGAACCGTCGCCAAAGAAGGAGAGGGCGGTGGCAAAGGAAATGGCGGCAAAGAACGGGAGGGTGGTGACGAAGGGGACGGGGCGGGGAGAGACGCTGAGGATGCCAGGGGTGAGCAGGGGGGGAAGCCCCAGGGGGCCGCGAACCAAAACACTTCGTGGCAAATCAACTGGAATGGGAGCTCGCTTCTCTCCTGGTTGCTCCTATTGATTCTATTGCTGATCGCCGTCGTTTGGGGCTGGACCCAAAGGCACGCTTTGCTTCGCTTTCTCACCGAGCTGTTCGGTCGGAAACCGACCGCGAAAGAGCTTGACGCCGAACCTGTCTCAGGAGAATCCACAGAACCGCTTGCGCCGTTTTCTACCTACGGCAACCCCTTTACTTCTATGCAACTCAATCCAGAGCAAATCGTTCGACACACCTTTCGAGCTTTGATCGCGTGGGGACGTGAGCATCGTCTTGCTCGAGGAGAGGAAGAGACGCCGGACGAATTCGTTCGAAGGGTGGCCCGCAAGTATTCCGAACAGCAGTCAAGTCTCATCCACCTGGGTCATCTCTACGGACGCATTGCCTACGCGAAACGCCGTGTCCATCCCACCGAACTTGATCCGTTGAAGGACCTCTGGGTGTGGTGGGAATCGTCCATGCGATAA
- a CDS encoding sulfatase-like hydrolase/transferase — translation MKNIFAFIALCFPLLISRVEGAETEDTRPNIVLILADDLGVNDLHCYGREEHRTPHLDALAKQGLRYTSAYCGLSICSASRASLLTGKSAARLHLTSFLPGRADNPSQRVLNARIHSALPPEERTIAEELQRAGYRTGMFGKWHLGGKESSPKEQGFEVVAELPAKGKLDEETGDKNEYLITRRAAEFIATKSDQPYFCYIPHHSPHIKLEATEEAKRQNSEAFNSLYAASIESLDRSVGKLLDAIHRQPSERETIILFTSDNGGLHVRELHEEPMTHNTPFRAGKGYLYEGGVRIPLIIASTKQSIAPNRVSNAPASLIDLMPTFLKLAGVNVGQTLGPLDGIDLSSHWFENREPSLDRPFFWNFPHYTNQGSRPAAAIRKGKWKGILQYEDNSFELYDLEKDIGEESDLSASMPDKARELRAELDQWLDSVGGQRCAPNPEFDPKQYDAIYGQFDSSRLRANASAKQIGQDWKVWRERMDQASKGRKPILKTPQGAVTLFANQAVPHGMKLRYEPELHKNVLGYWTEVDDWAHWDLNIPVDGTYEIEVQCGCGSGNGGSQVALSIGDQSFDWVVPDTGHYQNMVYLTVGKANLSAGTARLEVRPKTKSKIAVMDIRKIVLRPIPEEGR, via the coding sequence ATGAAAAACATCTTTGCCTTCATCGCGCTCTGCTTTCCTCTCCTGATCTCCCGTGTGGAGGGGGCTGAAACCGAAGATACACGTCCGAATATCGTGTTGATTCTTGCCGATGATCTCGGCGTCAATGATTTGCATTGCTATGGTCGCGAGGAGCATCGCACTCCACATCTCGACGCGTTGGCCAAGCAAGGCCTTCGGTACACCAGCGCGTATTGCGGATTGTCGATCTGCTCCGCATCGCGAGCTTCACTTTTGACCGGCAAGTCGGCGGCCAGATTGCACCTGACGTCCTTCTTGCCCGGTCGAGCCGACAACCCTTCGCAGCGAGTCCTCAACGCACGCATCCATTCCGCCTTGCCACCCGAAGAACGGACCATAGCCGAAGAATTGCAGCGAGCGGGCTATCGGACCGGCATGTTCGGGAAATGGCATCTAGGAGGTAAAGAAAGCAGCCCCAAAGAGCAAGGCTTCGAGGTCGTAGCGGAGTTGCCCGCCAAGGGAAAGCTGGATGAAGAAACCGGCGACAAAAATGAATACTTGATCACCCGTCGCGCAGCCGAGTTTATTGCGACGAAGTCGGATCAACCTTACTTTTGCTATATCCCCCACCACTCGCCCCATATCAAGTTGGAGGCAACGGAGGAAGCGAAGCGACAGAACTCCGAAGCTTTCAATTCCCTCTACGCGGCAAGCATCGAGTCGTTGGACCGCTCCGTTGGCAAGCTGCTCGATGCCATACACCGTCAGCCCTCCGAACGAGAGACGATCATCCTATTTACCAGCGACAACGGTGGATTGCATGTGCGAGAGCTTCATGAAGAGCCCATGACTCACAACACCCCATTTCGAGCCGGAAAGGGATATCTCTATGAAGGGGGGGTGCGCATCCCGCTAATCATCGCCTCAACAAAACAATCGATTGCACCGAACCGTGTTTCGAATGCCCCTGCTTCCTTGATCGACTTGATGCCCACCTTCCTGAAGTTGGCGGGGGTAAACGTCGGCCAGACCCTCGGGCCCTTGGATGGTATCGATCTGAGTTCGCATTGGTTCGAGAATCGAGAACCGTCGTTGGATAGGCCATTCTTTTGGAATTTTCCACACTACACCAATCAAGGTAGCCGACCTGCCGCGGCTATTCGGAAAGGGAAGTGGAAAGGAATCCTGCAGTATGAAGACAACTCGTTCGAACTCTATGATCTGGAAAAGGATATCGGTGAAGAGTCTGATCTTTCAGCATCGATGCCGGACAAGGCGCGGGAGCTGCGAGCGGAATTGGATCAATGGCTCGACTCGGTCGGTGGGCAGCGATGTGCGCCGAATCCTGAGTTTGATCCCAAACAATACGACGCAATTTATGGTCAATTCGATTCCTCCCGATTGCGAGCCAATGCCAGCGCCAAACAGATTGGACAGGATTGGAAAGTATGGCGAGAGCGAATGGACCAAGCGTCGAAGGGTCGTAAGCCGATATTGAAAACACCGCAGGGAGCCGTGACGTTGTTCGCCAATCAAGCTGTCCCGCATGGAATGAAGCTTCGGTACGAACCTGAGCTTCATAAGAATGTGTTGGGATACTGGACCGAGGTGGACGATTGGGCTCATTGGGATCTGAACATTCCCGTCGATGGGACCTATGAGATCGAAGTCCAGTGCGGTTGCGGCAGTGGAAACGGTGGCTCGCAAGTCGCATTGTCGATCGGCGATCAATCGTTCGATTGGGTCGTTCCCGACACAGGTCATTACCAGAACATGGTTTATTTGACGGTTGGAAAGGCGAATCTATCGGCGGGTACGGCGAGACTGGAGGTTCGGCCGAAGACCAAGTCCAAGATTGCTGTGATGGATATTCGTAAAATCGTATTGCGTCCGATACCAGAAGAGGGGCGATAG
- a CDS encoding HPP family protein — MALSWAGSFVGIAMLAYLSYYSRYPLIAAPMGATSVLVFGVPKSPLAQPRNVVGGNIIGAAIAVLVVALFGTDPWVMAIAVSTTIVTMKITRTVHPPAGAVALVGVMADVSWDFLIAPVAIGSILIVLWTFVFNNLTPERAYPTHWL, encoded by the coding sequence ATGGCCCTTTCCTGGGCAGGCAGCTTTGTAGGTATCGCCATGTTGGCATACCTCTCGTATTACAGCCGATACCCTCTGATCGCTGCGCCCATGGGGGCAACGTCGGTGTTGGTTTTTGGCGTTCCCAAGAGCCCTCTCGCGCAGCCCCGGAACGTGGTAGGTGGCAATATTATCGGTGCCGCCATCGCCGTCCTTGTTGTGGCCTTGTTTGGGACCGATCCCTGGGTCATGGCCATCGCCGTTTCGACCACGATCGTGACGATGAAGATCACACGGACGGTCCACCCCCCCGCTGGCGCGGTCGCGTTGGTGGGGGTGATGGCCGATGTCTCGTGGGACTTCTTGATCGCGCCGGTAGCAATCGGATCGATCTTGATCGTCCTCTGGACGTTTGTCTTCAACAATCTAACGCCAGAGCGAGCTTACCCGACGCATTGGCTCTAA
- the pgi gene encoding glucose-6-phosphate isomerase, producing MNSHPSSHPQNPAWTALTEHHHKLCHVHLRELFAEEPLRGEEMVIDAIGLTLDYSKNRMYRETVALLVQLAESCHLRARIEAMFRGDRINTTENRSVLHIALRAPRTASIVVDGVDVVPQVHAVLDKMTAFCNRVRRGEWKGYTGNRIRNIVNIGIGGSDLGPVMAYEALKHYSDRSLVFRFVSNIDGTDFVEATRDLDPSETLVIVSSKTFTTQETMTNALSAREWLLSGLGGDSEAVAKHFVAVSTNAEKVSQFGIDTANMFGFWDWVGGRYSMDSAIGLSTMLAIGPEAFLEMLGGFHAMDEHFRTTPFDRNLPAMLGLISVWNCNFLGAHTLAILPYDQYLKRFPAYLQQLTMESNGKQVTLDGQRVSHSTGPIYWGEPGTNGQHSFYQLIHQGTRLIPCDFIAFLESLHPIGDHHDKLFANVLAQSEALAFGKTTEQVIAEGTPQELVPHRVFEGNRPSNTILAQKLTPDILGKLVALYEHAVYTQGVIWNINCFDQWGVELGKALAQRIVPELTASSEAPLQHDSSTNALIRRYRDARS from the coding sequence ATGAATTCGCATCCGTCCAGTCACCCCCAGAACCCGGCTTGGACCGCTCTCACCGAACATCACCACAAACTTTGCCATGTCCACCTTCGAGAGCTCTTTGCGGAAGAGCCTCTCCGGGGCGAAGAGATGGTGATCGATGCGATCGGACTTACCCTGGATTACTCGAAGAACCGGATGTATCGCGAAACGGTCGCGCTCCTTGTGCAGCTTGCCGAAAGTTGCCATTTGCGAGCGCGGATCGAGGCGATGTTTCGCGGAGACCGTATCAATACTACCGAAAATCGGTCGGTGCTTCACATCGCGCTTCGCGCGCCTCGCACCGCTTCTATTGTCGTGGATGGCGTGGACGTAGTTCCGCAGGTTCATGCAGTGCTCGACAAGATGACTGCGTTTTGCAATCGGGTGCGCCGGGGGGAATGGAAAGGGTACACGGGCAACCGGATTCGCAATATTGTCAACATCGGAATCGGAGGCTCGGATCTGGGACCCGTCATGGCGTACGAAGCCTTGAAGCATTACAGCGATCGATCGTTGGTGTTTAGGTTTGTATCCAATATCGACGGCACCGATTTCGTAGAAGCCACGCGCGACCTGGATCCCTCCGAGACGTTGGTGATCGTGTCGTCCAAAACCTTTACAACCCAGGAGACCATGACCAATGCCTTGAGCGCTCGCGAGTGGCTTTTGAGCGGATTGGGGGGAGATAGCGAGGCGGTCGCCAAGCACTTTGTCGCGGTTTCCACCAACGCGGAAAAGGTCTCGCAGTTCGGAATCGATACCGCCAACATGTTCGGGTTTTGGGACTGGGTTGGAGGCCGCTATTCGATGGACTCCGCCATCGGGCTGTCGACGATGCTCGCAATTGGCCCCGAAGCGTTCTTGGAGATGCTGGGTGGATTCCATGCGATGGATGAACACTTTCGCACGACGCCGTTTGATCGCAATTTGCCAGCGATGCTTGGATTGATCTCGGTATGGAATTGCAACTTCCTCGGCGCCCATACGTTGGCCATCCTTCCGTATGATCAGTATCTCAAACGCTTTCCCGCGTACTTGCAGCAATTAACGATGGAGAGCAACGGCAAACAAGTGACGCTCGATGGCCAACGGGTTAGCCATTCGACGGGGCCAATCTATTGGGGCGAACCTGGAACGAACGGGCAACACTCTTTCTACCAGTTGATCCACCAAGGAACTCGATTGATCCCTTGTGATTTCATCGCATTCCTGGAATCGCTCCACCCGATCGGTGATCACCACGATAAGCTCTTTGCGAATGTGTTAGCCCAATCCGAAGCGCTGGCATTTGGCAAGACGACGGAGCAAGTCATCGCCGAAGGAACGCCGCAGGAGTTGGTGCCGCACCGTGTGTTCGAAGGAAACCGGCCATCCAATACCATTCTCGCTCAAAAACTTACCCCCGATATCTTGGGTAAATTGGTCGCGCTGTACGAACACGCTGTGTACACGCAAGGAGTCATCTGGAATATCAATTGTTTTGACCAATGGGGGGTAGAACTCGGTAAAGCTTTGGCGCAACGGATTGTTCCAGAACTGACAGCGTCTTCCGAAGCACCCCTGCAGCACGATAGCTCTACCAACGCACTCATCCGGCGATATCGAGATGCACGAAGCTGA